The following proteins come from a genomic window of Lolium rigidum isolate FL_2022 chromosome 5, APGP_CSIRO_Lrig_0.1, whole genome shotgun sequence:
- the LOC124653655 gene encoding uncharacterized protein LOC124653655: MSDWGPVVIAVVLFVLLSPGLLLQLPGKHHFVEFGNMHTSAMSILVHAIIYFALVALFVIVIGVHITTD, from the coding sequence atgtcgGACTGGGGCCCGGTGGTGATCGCGGTGGTGCTGTTCGTGCTGCTGTCGCCGGGGCTGCTGCTGCAGCTGCCGGGGAAGCACCACTTCGTCGAGTTCGGCAACATGCACACCAGCGCCATGTCCATCCTCGTCCACGCCATCATCTACTTCGCGCTCGTCGCCctcttcgtcatcgtcatcggAGTACACATCACAACCGACTAG